The Lodderomyces elongisporus chromosome 6, complete sequence region GATGCAGTGATTGTTGATAGTGTTCTTGCTGTTAGAGAAGGGTTAAGAGAACACAATGATATAATGAAGGAGATGGAGGATTCGGGAAGCGAttaaaggaagaaaaaaaaatgaaaagacaagaagaatagaagagaaaagaaaaagaaaaagaaaagaagaaaacttgaaaaattgattgaaaTGAATAGAGCGAATAGAGTATATAGAGTGAATAGAGTGAATAGAATGATTTAGACACAGAAAAACTTTTGCAAAGTTGATAAAGCGTAGTTTGAAAGATGGGATCAGTATATTTGGTGGAAAGACCAAAGCAAGCAGCCATGTGTGAGTAGACTTAATACGTAAGTTAGTGTGTATCAGATCGTACTGACGAAATTGTTTGTGATTTTCATCAATAGCCCGGTGTGGTATACTAAATGAATGAATCTCTCACGATTTTCCCATTGACTCCGCACTTTTCCAGATTTGTCCGAGAAcgatatacacatatatatatatatacatcattttttttctctttttgcctttttctccccttttttttttttttatttcgaATCAATTCCACAAGATAGACCTATATACAACAGTATATTTACATTTTACACATTGACAAATGTCGGACAATCAAGAAACAACTCTTAAGGATAATAGTTCCAAGAATTCAAGGAATGATAAACTCTTCAAGAATGTCCAACTTCCAGTGAGAGGCACGGAAAAGGCAAGTGCAAGAGGAGTTGGAATCGATGCAATCCACATCAATGCCGCGCGGGAAATGGTACAATTACATACACGAGGTCGAAATCCACCAGTCGATTTAAATAATCGAGTATCAAATGCGGAACAAACTACCCTGCAACACAATTTGATTGGCGATTTAAATGGCCTCAGGAACTCCTTACCACGTGGTGCTCCAGCTGCACCATCAATGGTAAAACCTAAATCGCAATTGAAATCGAAATCTCCGTTGATACTGCAAACCAAATCACAGTCACCTGTTTCGTCTCATTCTTATTCGTCATCATTTCCAAAGCAACGAATCAGCATTCCAAAAAGCCATCCACATCAGAAAGAATGTAGGAACCCACAATGTGCACATTGTGGACAGATCATCATCCCCTCCCCGCAACTGTCACTCCCCGTAGTTGACCAGCCTAGTTTAAAAGTGAATAATTGGGAGATCTATACCGTAAAGAAACCAATTCTATCCAGTGCAGAGTTGGATTATTTGGGAGATAATGTGTTTGAGTTTCCATTGCCGGAGATGATTTTTGGAAATAATTATGTTAGGATCAAGTACGTCCCACATGATAAAGCAGAGGACGGAGCTGGAGATAAAGACGACGATAAAGATATTGATAAAGACCTTGATAAAGACAAAAGCGGCGAGATATGGTTCAATTCTATAGATGCATTAAAGACACTAGATGATGATTGCAAATTGAAAGTGAGCTACCATGAAGAATGGCTAGAACTGCGTCAAAAGAATAGCAAGAAACAACAGTTGGAGAAACGTGGCGGTGATGCCATGCCTTCAAATATAGATGCTGGGGTAGTTCCAATACCAGCAGAGGATTTGATAAGTTCCGAAGGGCTAAAACCTTATGATTGGACGTATTCGACAAACTATAAAGGGTTGACAAGAAATTTGAAGTTTGTAGGCGGTGACGAATTAGACcaaaaatgggaaaaagataaaggaaaaaataatggCGAAGGTTTACAAATTCCTATTGCACGACTAATGCAACCGGATCCAATATTGTTTTTCGACGAAATGATTCTTTTTGAAGACGAATTGGCCGATAATGGAATCAGTATGCTTTCTACAAAGATCAGAGTTATGCCCACTTGTCTATTAATTCTATGTCGTTTTTTTCTTAGGTTGGATAATGTCATCTTTAGAGTACGGGATTGTCGAGTGTTTATTGATTTGGATAAGGATGAAGTAATTCGGGAATACAAGGTACAAGAAGACACTTATGATAATGTGTTGAAGAAACTGATTCGAGGTGgcggtagtggtggtgccGCCGCCGCAGCAGCAAATGATCCAAAGAGGTTGTTGAGAGATCAAAATTGGGTTAGTCTGAATTTACCAGTTATCAGCCGAACAATAGAAAAATGTGACATTCATAAGTAAATTAATAATGAGTTCTAAAGTAATTGAATAGATCTGTTTATAcgattcttttttttctttttttttattctttattcttttttatatagTTTCATACTTTTTATGAAGTTTTTTCGAACTGGGTTTGGGTTTGTTAAAGATTAAATAGCTTGGTTAAAGCAAAGGGTAGAACagaaaagttaaaaaaatgtgtgagagagaaaaaaaataaaaaaaataaaaaaaaaaatagttgAATATCAGTAaccaaaatttttcaaatctttaAAACTCACTATCGAAGCATCACCAATACTATCTTCACTTGTGCTTACCACAACGACACTCTTCAGGTCTTTGCCACTACTTCTAACAATGTTCAAACTTATTAGTCGAAGCAGTATACGCAATAGCACTAGTCTGCGTTCTATCCACACATTACCAAAATTGATCAATCACGATGTCTGGGTGGAGAAGGGAATCCCTGGTCTTTTCAGCCCGCAGGGTTACAACACTGCTTGGACAGACTATCAAACTTATTTGCTTACCAACCTTACATTATTGACCAATGGAACAGGTAATGAAGCCAAGCACCCATATCAAACCATGCTTAATGTGGCGAAACAAACTACTCAGCAGCACACATACCATTATGCTGCAATGTCGCACATGaaccatttcttttttgaacaGATTGCCAATAAAGACCATGCCCAATCCACAAAGCCATCTCGTTCGTTGATGGAAAAGCTAATGCACCAGGATATTTTAGATGTAGATGCATTAAGAGACAAGATCTTGACCATGGCTGAGTCTGCTTCAGGACAAGGCTGGGTCTACATGGTCGAGgacaaaaccaaaagttTACAATTTTTGACATGTAACAATGATGGAACACCATACTATTTCGCCAAGAGACAACAATTGGACTTTAACTCTGGGATTGATGAGTTGAGCTACAAGTCATTGGagaatttggaaaagagaTGTCAAGATCCAGAGTTTAAAAAGGCAGAGGAAGAACACATGTTGCCCATCTTGGCCATCAACTTCTGGGACCACATGTACATTGAAGATTATGGAGTTACAGGAAAAGCCGAGTACTTGAACAATGTGTGGGAACATTTGAACTGGGATGTCATCAACAAGAGATTGTTCCAAATGTAAAGAGGAAAATAAGCTACTTTATAAATGAATTTAGTAATGACTCTTGTTATAAATAGTTAGGGTTATTAATGTAAATatagaaacagaaaagcTTGCCTCTGCAAAAAgggtgggggggggggcgtaaaaattaaaaataaaagaatctTTACATGTATTGAGCATATAATTGATCAACAATCAACCGTATACCTGTACTCTTCATcctttatttctattttttgttcttgcttTTCTATACTTTTTACCTATGAATACTCATTacaatattgaaaaaaaggaaaagaaaaacgaaaCAAACATTTTAAAGTTCTTAAAACATTTTTGCATCAATCACATTGTATTCTTATAACAATCTCGAAAAATCCGATCCTCCAGAGTATGGTACTTGAAGCCAGTTCTTTTCATCATACTCTGCTGTTCCTTCGATTATATGGAAAGCATAAGCGTATCTTGAGTTTCTCAGtctattcttttcactCTTGTGCAATACTGAATGATTTATTAAAATTAAGGAACCAGCTTTACATGGTACAGTGACGTAGTCTTTCTCGGTCTCCTCTATTGGAACATCATTGGCCACTTGTTCAAACTGACATCCACCTTCTAATCCTTTCGATCTCACAAATCGTTTTGTAACTGGATATTTCTTGTGTGTTCCAGGTAGATATTTCAAACATCCATTTTCTTCAGTACAATCCTCTAAAGCAAACCAATATCCCATTGCTGTTTGTGTTGGCTTTGTATATAAAAAGGTTGCATCAGTGTGTGGCGGAACTGCATTATCCCTTTCATCAGTTTTGTCCAAACTTGCATTTTCATCCACTACTGGTTGTTTGAAGATGCACATTGATTGCAATACTTTGGGCTCTTTATACTCAAGATCGGTGGCAATCTGTTTTACATTTGTGTCAAATGTAACTTCATTGAAGATTTGATCGTGGATGTGCAATCCATGGCCTATTTTGTTGATGGCTTTGTCCAACGGTTTTGTTAATTCACCTTGTGTGTTAAATGCATCAGTATCAAAAAAGTATGAGATTCTGTCTGCCGACTCATAAAAGTAGGTATCGCCTATATGGTCGTCATCAGAGGTTTTGAAAGTGGTCTTGGGATGCGTTGATAGATCGCATTGCTGAAGAAGATCTTTGGACCGTTTGAGAAGTGCTTGTGTTTGATCATGGGAAAGGAAATTCGGGATGCAGAGCATTCCTTCTTCTTGGAAAGTGTTGATCTGTTCCGGAGTCAAGTATTGTTTAGACATTGTGAAGTTGAACTAGAATTGTGATTCTGATCTACTATACTTAATCAGTCAAATTGtggattttgttttttttataagcTTTGGTtgaattgttgttgcttttgtttactTGGCCtattttggtttcttctggtttttttttttggaaatcaGATAAGAAGGATTAGAAAGTGTTAAATTgttgtatatatgtttttACGTACACataaatatgtatattaGATTCCGCGGTGCCGTCTGCTCGTGCGGAAatcatttccttttcagGTGTAACAGGGCCAAATAGCattttgttaattttgttcaattgaaaaatttggtaTACTTGAAGCTATTGGGGAATATCCTTTTCCACAAAGTGTTTTTATCCTGGCAACAACTCCCTAATCTATATGAATTAcatttgcttcttcaaatAGAGTAGTTCTAgcctttatttttctctttctttttcctttttttactttacatttttcaaattaaaTCTAAAGTAGACAATTGTTGTATTAAAAACTGTACAACTGCAATAAAACTATAAACTATAAGCTAGGGATCTGTCAGAAAAGCTATCCAGTAGTTTCATTCAAAGTAGCTTTTGATAGTTTTTctaaaaaagaattcaGGAGCAACCTTGTTACCTTCTACTCAGTTACTTCTTTTGACAAGTACATTTGTCTTTTGCGCATTGGCAAGTGCTCGTGCAAGAGCAGTCCTTGGAGCAACATGAGCAATCAGTTTTGTCAACCAttataaattttattttcttctcttgagttttgtttcttgtttatttgtttgtttgaaatCTGATAAGTATTAACTTAGAACTATACCAACAAATTTGATTAAATATGTATGATAAAGTGGTGATATTGAAaccgaaaagaaaagaaagaggaagaagaatgaaaatgaaggaaATCCAGAGCTGTATTTATAGAATTCTAGAAATTTTGGAGTTGGTTGGTTggggagaaaagaaagggggGATAGGGAAGGATAGGGAAGAATagggaagaaagaaataggGAGTCAGTAGAAACGGATAGATCATTTGGAACGGACATAATGTGTGATGATAATATGGAAATGGGGATTACTTAATTGAGTAATTTTTGCTTCTACTGTGAGTTTTAGGGGGTGAGAGCCGCTCATGGTCGTGCCCTACTATTTGCCCACACAACAACTATTCATGGAATCAAGGAGATAAGGATGGAAAGAAGTGAAggatagaaaagaaaagaatatgaGGTTGTCACTGACCAAGCAGAgcaattgaaacaaaaagacacTACTAATTTATTGCTTTTATGTTTGATTGTCTGATTGTCtaattgtttatttatttgtttgtttatttgtttaattatttgtttaattatttgtttaattatttgtttaattatttgtttgtttatttgtttgctGGTTTTCCTTTAAGTTTCCATTGACTTTCTACAAACATTTCCGATGTGCATTGGGTGCATCGTTACAGCAAAATTAGCTCAAGTGGAAGTGAAAAACCATATTAatgcctttttttttttggcttatGAAGTCGTTGGAACGTCATATTGAATCATATGTTCTTTGCTCTATTATGTATTACaggttcttcttcttcttcatttctatatatatttatggatctcatttttttgttttgtgtgCAGCAAAGTGAGCAGCAAAAATGTCGCGCTATTGATTGTACTGGACGAGCGATTAATGCTGCTATAGCCAACACTTCTCTCCTACAACGCTGATTTCCacgctttttttttttctaggcatcagcaacaaccaaaaacaaaagtaaaaataaaggaaaaggaaaaggaaaaggattAGAAAACTATAGAGAAAACAAGGCAAAAGTGGAGTAACAAAGGGGGTatacaattttctttttttttgatcaacTGCAGCAGTTCCACTCAGTGTCCTTGAATGGAGGACTATGTTAATTGCAAATTCTTTGCTGTTCTCTTGCCCTTCCTCTCGCCGTCCTCCCCTTTGTTACTCAGTATAAAATTAATGTTGACAAGTCTACCAATTGTTGTCAATTCATACACTTGAGGTAGATTACAAAAATATCATCCAGACTCTCAAAACAATTAGAACTAATATATTTAATGTAAAATATGTAACTTAAGTAACTTAAGTAACCATAACAACTAACATGAACATCATAACTTGATTAAATTGTTTTCACTTGCCGATAAGCAAAAACCCCACGTTGTTGAGATTCCAATTACCAACttgacaacaacaacaacaacaacaataataataaaaaatgtttACATGCTCCATCTCCCCTCCCCCTTCAACTTTGCTCAACTTTCAGCAAATTTCAATCTTACCAACTCTTGTAAACTCAACTCTTCAACTGTGTCCACATTCACAATCAGCTGATTCAAACAAAGCTTTTCCTTAATCTCGGGCAAATCCTTTACTATCATCCTCACCAATTCTCCACCATACTCGTCTCCACTCATTTCGCCATTAACATTGACACCCTCGTGATTCTTTTCCGTTTCGTCATCATACCACGAATACGGTAGATTGGTAATCAACAGCACCAACAAATGACTCAATAACTCCGATCTCCTCCACTTCACAACCAATTGTTTAACATTTTTTACGTGTGTTTGCACAAGACCACCTTGTTCCCCAGATACCAATGCATCGTATTTCGGTCGTAGCCCACTAGATTCTAATTTTACAGTTTTAATCTCCTGAACCAAGTCTCtaatttcttgtttctggACTCTAACTTTTTCATATTCCTTAATAGCATCTTCTTTAGACGCTTTGCTACCAATTCGATTATAGATTTCTTGAACTCTCATTGTCAACGACTTTTTCTCGTTTCCAGATACACTAAAAGTGCCTTTAGGATTGTTTTCGTTATATAGTTCATCCATGAATTCGAGAATCTTGGCTTCAGAAGTATTAAGATCAGCGTAATGTAAAGCTTTCTGAATAGGATtgatcatcatcaaatacCGATTGAGCAAGTCATCAGTCTTTGTTACGTAGTTGGCCGTATGAAGAAACTCAAAGAGATCTTGCAAGCTTGAATGAACCATCAATTCATCCTGAATCTGTTTGACCTTTGGTGCGAGCTTTTCGACTGGGGTCGACGTGAGACTCTTGAGTTTTTGAAGGTATACCAAATGATCTAGTTTATGTGTCAATTGAACATAGGTTTCATAGTATTGCTTCTCAAGCTCATGAATGGTTGACCAAGAAATTGAATCATCTTCCAGTTTATCCATGTTTGAATTAATGTGATTGTCATTGCTATCATAAACTTTCTGGTCCAGGCTCTCCTGGCcctcttcctttttctccttttccttcttttcctcctgatcatcatcattattattatcatcattttgGTCACAGACGACATCATTAACCTCCTTATTGGTCTGACTGATTTCTGAGTTAGATTCCTTTCCTATATCCAAAACTTTCTCCAGATTAGTTGTCTTAGTCTCCATACTCTGCACCAAAGATTCATTTGCAGgcttgttttccttttccttcatcttttccattaccttttccttttcctgcTTCTCCTCACTCATCGTCCTTCTTGAACAATATTAGGTTTCATTGGagcaaccaaaaaaaaaaggttagATGTTGCAAAATATTCAAACTAATTCAAacacccaaaaaaaataaatgaatgtgttttctctttttttgtggttttgattgtgtgtgtgttttttgttatttattttttttctgggGCACACAAAATTCACCATTCTTcccatcaacaacaagctCGAAAGATTGAACCTTTATTACGGGCTCTTGCATTACATTCAACAAATCCAGCTACGATGCAAGTGGAACATTCAttagtaaagaaaaagctcTTGACCATCGCGACCAGCGGCAAGTTTGCCACCTTTACTCCAGAACAACTTGATGCTACTTATCTACAGCTTGACGACTATCTTATTCTCCATCTGGATAAACTTGATGCAATTGAGCTTTTCCAACTATTTGAGCTCCAATTCTACTTGTGTATATTGACCAACCATGATATCGAGGCCAAAAATGTACTTGACAGATTGACCGACCAGTTTGGTCAGAATGTAAAGTCTCAGCGGATCAGATTATTACAATCGATATACTGGGAGTCTCAaggagaaataaaaaaagcagGCGATTTACTAAGCCAAGACCCCGATGAGTTACAACTACTGAGGCGATTAACCACTTTTGCTCGCCATGAAAAAACATCCGCCACTTCAGAAAAGTATATCctgaatttgaatttttatCTCAACTTACAACCTGCAGATACTGTAGCATGGTGTGAATTGGCTGATGAATATGCAAAATTGGGTCATTATGAAAAAGCGGCACATTGTCTAAGGCAAGTTGTATTGTTGCAACCTACTGCATACCCTTTATTTTACAAGATTGGATTGATGGAATACTATCGATTCTTGCAACTCGAAAAGGaattgaaagaagagaataataaaaaggaTAAATTGATTGAATTGATGAAATTACTAATTTGCGCAAGAGATAACTATATGTACCTGTTGGAGATCAATGACAAGTATGACAAGTCGTGGGTGGCCTTATGGAGTTTGGTACAAAAGGATTTTGCCTTCAATCTGAGATTGAGCAAGATAAGTGAGAACAACAAGGCGGTAAAGGAGTATTTGGCCCAATCGGTAAAGTTGAGACCTATTGtggagaaaaaattgaaagaattaGAAGTAGATGTAAAGAGTTTAGAGTAGAGTAATGGAAAGTTTGTAATTGATTACTTGTTTTTCCCAGTTGTTCTTATAGAACTTTATCCTCACAATCAGATGAGTGACAACAAAAgagttttgtttaattttattaCTTACGGGTTAGCAAATCCTTTggacacaaaaaaaaatatttagtAAATTCGTGTATTCAACTAGCAAGCTAGATAGctattttcattatttcaaatcaaggaaacttttccattttcttctttaatcAAGCAACGCCTAGTTCATGAAGTCATTCCAAGGgtaagattaaaaaaagggaaaacaaaaacagaaataaaaacaaaaaagaaccagCTTTAGCAAGAATGGGTATGAATATGATCACCTGGAtctttacttcttttctccACATTTACATTCAGAAGCGCTTGCACATTTGCAGTCAGCACCACATTTGCATCCTGATTCTGAGGAGTAGTTAATTAATTGAGCGGCCATTGTATATATCTGttaaaatttttctttttaaaaaaatactaAGTTGTAGTGTGATAAAAGTTGTTGAAtataggaaaaaaaaaagaaaggggaAAGAAATTTGTTGTATGTGATGTATCCGAAATGTGGGATTGTTCGTGTGGTATTTATACTCCTTTTTCGCAGGAGCGGTCATTCACAAACAGAATGGGGGAGAGAGGGAGAATATTCTCCATCGGTTTGTGTGAATCAATGAAGAGGTAGAGCCTGCGAAAAAGTCCCCGTCGTTGTCTATCTATCGCTGCGGCTCTTACCAAATTGGGAACGTAGTACAAAacctatatatatatacacagaCACTCACACAGACACTCACACAAACAGAAACGCACCCctacattcttttttctggTTCAAGTTTTGTCTGTTCATTTCAATTGCAGTTTTCTGTCTTGGCTCTTGAGGAAggaaacaaatacaaaagataaaaaaaatataaaaaaaataagaagagaaaggaagaaatgaagaaatgaagaacAAATGACCTTGAACAGCGAAATCCACTCATTGCATCAACTTGCATCATCAaggtttcttgttttccaGTATCATTTTTGACAGGTTTACTTATTCTACACTTTTAGTGTACACTCGATTCCTAATCCTTTTGTGTGATATACAGCGGAAACCA contains the following coding sequences:
- the TIP41 gene encoding Tap42 interacting protein (BUSCO:EOG092648XW), translating into MSDNQETTLKDNSSKNSRNDKLFKNVQLPVRGTEKASARGVGIDAIHINAAREMVQLHTRGRNPPVDLNNRVSNAEQTTSQHNLIGDLNGLRNSLPRGAPAAPSMVKPKSQLKSKSPLISQTKSQSPVSSHSYSSSFPKQRISIPKSHPHQKECRNPQFDQPKLDYLGDNVFEFPLPEMIFGNNYVRIKYVPHDKAEDGAGDKDDDKDIDKDLDKDKSGEIWFNSIDALKTLDDDCKLKVSYHEEWLESRQKNSKKQQLEKRGGDAMPSNIDAGVVPIPAEDLISSEGLKPYDWTYSTNYKGLTRNLKFVGGDELDQKWEKDKGKNNGEGLQIPIARLMQPDPILFFDEMILFEDELADNGISMLSTKIRVMPTCLLILCRFFLRLDNVIFRVRDCRVFIDLDKDEVIREYKVQEDTYDNVLKKSIRGGGSGGAAAAAANDPKRLLRDQNWVSSNLPVISRTIEKCDIHK
- the oca3 gene encoding Inositol phosphatase SIW14 (BUSCO:EOG09263R62), with translation MQVEHSLVKKKLLTIATSGKFATFTPEQLDATYLQLDDYLILHSDKLDAIELFQLFELQFYLCILTNHDIEAKNVLDRLTDQFGQNVKSQRIRLLQSIYWESQGEIKKAGDLLSQDPDELQLSRRLTTFARHEKTSATSEKYISNLNFYLNLQPADTVAWCELADEYAKLGHYEKAAHCLRQVVLLQPTAYPLFYKIGLMEYYRFLQLEKELKEENNKKDKLIELMKLLICARDNYMYSLEINDKYDKSWVALWSLVQKDFAFNSRLSKISENNKAVKEYLAQSVKLRPIVEKKLKELEVDVKSLE